In Flammeovirgaceae bacterium 311, one DNA window encodes the following:
- a CDS encoding hypothetical protein (COG2849 Uncharacterized protein conserved in bacteria), which produces MNRFLASVCSLSLLLLLQQPLLAQTEEAPQQEATATAATEESFTTDKPLTIDFEEEKEEEEEIPEKKRKKNVFFDLKTRKGFTKSGYGTAEKIQLFHLLREWQDPDPYVRDIHWYEYKSKTVKVGGTPTPDKGMLLHGPYKVLKDDQVVEEGIFYLGAKHGRWTTYRKMYDYYVLDNKEKYFKGWPKESEVAYYSDKAKSLQEVIPVEYGKKEGNYFYFFEDGRLAVKGEYRFNEKVGPWTEYYPGPKMRRKRVVQYPPTPWDKNQNPYILQEWDKDGKLIYEARKK; this is translated from the coding sequence ATGAATAGATTTCTAGCATCCGTATGTTCGCTTAGTCTGCTGCTGCTCCTGCAACAGCCGCTGCTGGCCCAGACTGAAGAGGCACCTCAACAGGAAGCCACGGCCACTGCCGCTACGGAAGAAAGCTTTACCACCGATAAGCCCCTCACCATCGATTTTGAGGAAGAAAAGGAGGAAGAGGAGGAAATTCCGGAAAAGAAGCGGAAAAAGAATGTATTCTTCGATCTGAAAACCCGTAAGGGCTTTACCAAAAGCGGCTATGGTACTGCAGAAAAAATCCAGCTGTTCCACCTGCTGCGCGAATGGCAGGACCCCGACCCTTATGTGCGCGACATCCACTGGTATGAGTACAAAAGCAAAACCGTTAAGGTAGGCGGCACCCCCACCCCCGATAAAGGCATGCTGCTGCACGGCCCTTATAAAGTGCTGAAGGATGACCAGGTAGTGGAGGAAGGAATTTTTTACCTGGGAGCCAAGCATGGCCGCTGGACCACCTACCGCAAAATGTACGATTACTATGTGCTCGATAACAAAGAGAAATACTTTAAAGGCTGGCCAAAAGAATCAGAAGTTGCTTATTACAGCGATAAAGCCAAAAGCCTGCAGGAGGTTATTCCCGTAGAGTACGGCAAAAAAGAAGGCAACTACTTTTACTTTTTTGAAGACGGTCGCCTGGCAGTGAAGGGCGAGTACCGCTTTAATGAAAAAGTAGGCCCCTGGACGGAGTATTACCCCGGACCAAAAATGCGCCGCAAGCGGGTGGTACAATACCCTCCTACACCCTGGGATAAAAACCAGAACCCCTATATCCTGCAGGAGTGGGATAAAGACGGCAAGCTTATTTATGAGGCACGGAAAAAGTAA
- a CDS encoding PAS domain-containing protein (COG2202 FOG: PAS/PAC domain) — protein sequence MAADQITNSIYASFINSSSFYLICVDSQGHYTYVNPCFARRFSFINPNFVGSHMSASVHPPDLAKAWDVVAACMASPGKTFTLRIRMTDGKGSMAWSQWETSALKDQEDRVQGIICLGYDITEGQHAQREALQYAMKLENIIENIADGFLIINRNWEFVKANKVFEEIVGVERQQVLGKSLWDVFPDNGTYQYPKAYRRAMLEHATSYFIDYNVEAQRWYEGTAYPSEEGLTVLFRDITEKKQAEEKIRESRNKLSAILNSTSDINILVDPQYKILSFNKTALESMRVLYDNKSIEVGQNILDYILPGTVEDFIKYFGSALKGEPVEVKIKLFFKPGLALWFLVKYFPVYDSDNNIMGVAFSSTNINQQQRQYEKLEEIANLYSHDIRRPVATILGITQLIEQEDLTFENKEWFGHLRKTTQELDRVIHQIVIKTSEIG from the coding sequence ATGGCTGCAGACCAAATTACGAACAGTATTTATGCGAGCTTTATAAACTCGTCTTCTTTTTACCTGATATGCGTGGATAGTCAGGGGCATTATACCTATGTTAACCCCTGTTTTGCAAGGAGATTTTCCTTTATCAACCCCAATTTTGTAGGCTCTCACATGAGTGCATCAGTACATCCCCCCGATCTGGCCAAAGCCTGGGATGTAGTGGCTGCCTGCATGGCCAGTCCCGGCAAAACCTTTACCCTCCGAATCCGCATGACGGATGGCAAGGGGAGCATGGCCTGGTCGCAATGGGAAACCTCTGCCCTGAAAGATCAGGAAGACCGGGTGCAGGGTATTATATGCCTGGGCTATGATATTACAGAAGGCCAGCATGCCCAAAGAGAAGCTTTGCAGTATGCCATGAAACTGGAAAACATCATTGAAAATATTGCAGATGGCTTTTTGATCATCAACAGAAACTGGGAGTTTGTTAAAGCAAATAAGGTTTTTGAAGAAATTGTAGGCGTGGAGCGCCAGCAGGTACTGGGTAAATCCTTATGGGATGTTTTTCCCGACAATGGTACTTACCAGTACCCAAAAGCATACCGCAGGGCTATGCTGGAGCATGCAACCTCATACTTTATTGACTATAATGTAGAAGCCCAGCGCTGGTACGAAGGCACTGCCTACCCCTCTGAAGAAGGGCTAACTGTGCTGTTCCGGGATATTACTGAAAAGAAACAGGCAGAAGAAAAGATACGCGAATCCAGAAATAAGCTCTCTGCCATCCTGAACAGCACCTCAGATATTAATATCCTGGTCGATCCGCAATACAAGATACTCTCGTTCAATAAAACTGCCCTGGAGAGCATGCGGGTACTGTACGATAATAAAAGCATTGAAGTGGGGCAGAATATACTGGATTATATTTTGCCGGGTACCGTAGAAGATTTTATTAAATATTTTGGGTCTGCATTGAAGGGAGAGCCTGTTGAAGTAAAAATAAAGCTTTTTTTTAAGCCAGGGCTGGCCTTATGGTTTTTAGTAAAATACTTTCCTGTTTACGATTCAGACAATAATATCATGGGTGTTGCCTTTAGCTCTACTAACATAAACCAGCAGCAGCGGCAGTACGAAAAACTGGAAGAAATTGCCAACCTGTATTCTCATGACATACGACGGCCAGTGGCTACTATTCTGGGCATTACCCAGCTTATTGAGCAGGAAGACCTGACTTTCGAAAACAAAGAATGGTTTGGCCATCTAAGGAAAACTACCCAGGAGCTGGACCGTGTTATTCATCAGATTGTAATCAAAACAAGCGAAATTGGTTAA
- a CDS encoding PAS domain-containing protein (COG2202 FOG: PAS/PAC domain) yields MADPNLPAGLYAHLESSDTFYLIRVDMEGRYTYVNQTFARKFSFIAPDLVGLPFESTIYPDDLETCRNAAMMSIANPSKAIPVQLRKTDGYGGWFLSFYEFSALLNTSGEVAEIMCIGYDITESEAAQAELKKNTDKLDIVIDNITDGFYILDREWRFIKANKVFSEIVGFPTEQILGSLIWEVLPKIKGDELFAYYQKAVEENITLRFEEYWYKTNTWFERTIYPSEDGLSVLLKDITERKQVEENIQEANNKLIAILNSTSDLNILISTDFKVISFNRVAAEFASTFFNREIAEGDSFWLYSPPGTEELFRMHIQQALSEEGSELIQKLKFSPGVELWYRLRFFKVHDADENLIGIALNATNIDKEQQQYEKLEEIASLYVREVRKPVATIMGITQLIREDELNPENKEWLGYLITTTHELNRVINRIMKKTNEFS; encoded by the coding sequence ATGGCGGACCCTAATTTACCGGCTGGTTTATATGCACACCTGGAGAGTTCCGACACTTTCTACCTGATAAGGGTTGATATGGAGGGCAGGTATACTTATGTTAATCAGACATTTGCCAGAAAATTCAGCTTTATTGCGCCAGATCTTGTAGGTCTGCCTTTCGAATCGACCATCTATCCCGATGACCTGGAAACCTGCAGGAATGCCGCCATGATGAGCATTGCCAACCCGAGTAAGGCCATCCCGGTACAGTTACGCAAGACCGATGGCTACGGAGGCTGGTTTCTGTCTTTTTATGAATTCTCTGCCCTTCTGAATACATCGGGCGAGGTAGCAGAAATAATGTGCATTGGCTACGATATTACTGAAAGTGAAGCTGCACAGGCCGAACTCAAAAAAAATACCGATAAACTCGATATTGTAATTGATAACATCACTGATGGATTTTATATCCTTGACAGGGAGTGGAGATTTATCAAGGCCAATAAGGTCTTTTCTGAAATTGTAGGCTTTCCAACCGAACAGATCCTGGGCAGCCTCATCTGGGAGGTGCTGCCCAAAATCAAAGGCGATGAGTTATTCGCCTATTACCAGAAGGCAGTAGAAGAAAATATCACGCTTCGGTTTGAGGAATACTGGTATAAAACCAACACCTGGTTTGAACGTACCATATACCCCTCCGAAGATGGGCTTTCTGTACTGTTAAAAGACATCACTGAAAGAAAGCAGGTAGAGGAAAATATACAGGAAGCCAATAACAAGCTAATTGCCATCCTAAATAGCACCTCCGACCTTAACATCCTCATCAGCACCGATTTCAAAGTTATATCCTTCAACCGGGTTGCTGCAGAATTTGCCAGTACCTTTTTTAACAGAGAAATTGCCGAGGGAGACTCTTTCTGGCTTTATTCACCTCCTGGTACCGAAGAGCTTTTCCGCATGCATATTCAGCAGGCTTTATCAGAAGAGGGCTCTGAGCTGATACAAAAGCTTAAGTTCTCCCCGGGTGTTGAGCTATGGTACAGGCTACGGTTTTTTAAGGTGCACGATGCCGATGAAAACCTTATTGGCATTGCCCTTAATGCAACAAATATTGATAAAGAGCAACAGCAGTACGAAAAGCTGGAAGAAATTGCCAGCCTTTACGTAAGGGAAGTTCGTAAACCTGTAGCCACCATTATGGGCATTACCCAGCTGATCAGGGAGGATGAGCTTAACCCTGAAAACAAGGAATGGCTTGGTTATCTGATTACGACTACCCATGAGCTGAACCGGGTAATCAACAGGATTATGAAAAAAACCAACGAGTTTAGTTAG